Proteins from a genomic interval of Chryseobacterium indologenes:
- the mnmG gene encoding tRNA uridine-5-carboxymethylaminomethyl(34) synthesis enzyme MnmG encodes MISEIYDVIVVGAGHAGCEAAAAAANLGSKTLLITMNMQTIGQMSCNPAMGGIAKGQIVREIDAMGGYSGIVADKSAIQFKMLNLSKGPAMWSPRTQNDRMLFAEEWRLALENTPNLDFFQDMVKQLIVENNKVTGVVTSLGIEIKAKSVVLTNGTFLNGLIHVGDKQLGGGRMGEPRAFGITEQLVSLGFEAGRMKTGTPPRVDGRSLDYSKMEEQKGDENPQKFSYLDTPKLTKQLSCHIVYTNETVHDILREGFDRSPMFNGTIQSLGPRYCPSIEDKINRFAERNRHQLFVEPEGWKTVEIYVNGFSSSLPEDVQIKAMKHIPGFENVKVFRPGYAIEYDYFPPTQLKHTLETKLIDNLYFAGQINGTTGYEEAAGQGLIAGINAHNKVHEKDEFILNRDEAYIGVLIDDLITKGTEEPYRMFTSRAEYRLLLRQDNADIRLTEKAFQLGLAKEERLRKVESKLSESQSLEEFLRETSLKPGIINPILESIESSPVDQAYRAAQILTRPNMTLGKLDEIDFIKENSSKYSDEVREQAEINIKYRGYIEKEKENVAKLNRLENIKIPEDFDYTKLSSLSAEAKQKMSNVRPKTIAQAGRISGVSPADINVLLVFLGR; translated from the coding sequence ATGATTTCAGAAATATACGACGTCATTGTAGTAGGTGCCGGACATGCCGGTTGTGAAGCAGCTGCAGCTGCGGCCAATCTTGGTTCCAAAACACTGCTCATTACAATGAATATGCAGACCATCGGACAGATGAGTTGCAACCCCGCAATGGGTGGAATCGCAAAAGGACAGATCGTAAGAGAGATTGATGCCATGGGAGGATATTCCGGAATTGTAGCAGACAAATCTGCGATACAATTCAAGATGCTTAATCTTTCAAAAGGTCCTGCAATGTGGTCCCCGAGAACCCAAAATGACAGAATGCTTTTTGCCGAAGAATGGCGATTGGCATTAGAGAATACTCCCAATCTTGATTTCTTTCAGGATATGGTAAAACAACTGATTGTTGAAAATAATAAAGTAACCGGAGTTGTTACTTCTTTAGGAATTGAGATCAAAGCAAAATCTGTAGTATTAACGAACGGAACTTTCCTTAACGGATTAATTCATGTTGGCGATAAACAACTCGGCGGAGGAAGAATGGGTGAACCAAGAGCTTTTGGAATTACAGAACAATTGGTCTCTTTAGGATTCGAAGCCGGAAGAATGAAAACCGGTACTCCACCAAGAGTTGACGGAAGAAGCTTAGATTATTCTAAAATGGAAGAACAGAAAGGTGATGAAAATCCTCAGAAGTTCAGCTATCTTGATACTCCTAAATTAACAAAACAATTAAGCTGTCATATCGTGTATACTAATGAAACCGTACATGATATTTTAAGAGAAGGTTTTGACCGAAGCCCAATGTTCAATGGAACCATTCAAAGTTTAGGTCCAAGATATTGTCCTAGTATCGAAGATAAGATTAACCGTTTTGCAGAAAGAAACAGACATCAGCTTTTCGTGGAACCGGAAGGATGGAAAACTGTAGAAATTTATGTGAACGGGTTCAGTTCTTCTCTTCCTGAAGATGTACAGATCAAAGCAATGAAACATATTCCAGGATTCGAAAATGTAAAAGTTTTCAGACCAGGTTATGCGATCGAGTACGACTACTTCCCTCCTACCCAATTGAAACATACCCTGGAAACAAAATTAATTGATAATTTATATTTTGCAGGTCAGATCAACGGAACAACCGGATATGAAGAAGCAGCGGGCCAGGGATTAATCGCAGGAATCAATGCACATAATAAAGTACATGAAAAAGACGAATTTATCCTCAACAGAGATGAAGCGTATATCGGAGTACTTATTGATGATTTGATTACAAAAGGAACTGAAGAGCCTTACAGAATGTTTACTTCGCGTGCCGAATACAGACTTCTTTTAAGACAAGACAATGCCGATATCCGACTAACCGAAAAAGCATTCCAATTAGGACTTGCAAAAGAAGAACGATTAAGAAAAGTAGAATCAAAACTATCTGAAAGCCAATCACTTGAAGAATTTCTTCGAGAAACCTCTTTAAAACCGGGAATCATCAATCCTATTCTTGAATCTATTGAAAGTAGTCCTGTAGACCAGGCTTACAGAGCAGCTCAGATTCTTACAAGACCGAATATGACGTTAGGAAAGCTGGATGAGATAGACTTTATAAAAGAAAATTCTTCTAAATATAGTGACGAAGTACGGGAACAGGCCGAAATCAATATCAAATACAGAGGTTATATTGAAAAGGAAAAAGAAAATGTAGCCAAATTAAACCGTTTAGAGAATATTAAAATTCCCGAGGACTTTGATTATACAAAGCTTTCAAGCCTTTCTGCAGAAGCAAAACAGAAGATGTCGAACGTACGTCCAAAGACTATAGCACAAGCAGGGAGAATAAGCGGAGTTTCGCCGGCTGATATTAACGTTTTACTGGTGTTTTTAGGACGTTAA
- the ybeY gene encoding rRNA maturation RNase YbeY, translating into MIQFFYENLPESVNTDYKKWLEDLILSEGKKLGEINYIFCDDEYLLKINQDYLQHDYYTDIITFDYVKGKTISAEIFVSLQRISDNASTLSRDYEEEVRRVLAHGILHLAGYKDKTEEEEKQMRRMEDLYLAKYRDSAI; encoded by the coding sequence ATGATACAGTTCTTTTACGAAAATTTACCAGAGTCGGTAAATACAGATTACAAAAAATGGCTGGAAGATCTTATTCTTTCAGAAGGAAAAAAACTAGGAGAAATCAATTATATTTTCTGTGATGATGAATATCTCCTTAAGATCAATCAGGATTATTTACAGCATGATTATTATACCGATATTATCACTTTTGATTATGTAAAAGGTAAAACAATAAGCGCTGAGATTTTCGTATCTTTGCAGCGCATTTCTGATAACGCTTCTACCCTCTCGCGAGATTATGAAGAAGAAGTAAGAAGGGTCTTAGCCCATGGTATTTTACACCTTGCAGGCTATAAAGATAAAACGGAAGAAGAAGAAAAACAGATGCGAAGAATGGAGGATCTGTACTTAGCCAAATACCGGGATTCAGCGATTTAA
- a CDS encoding patatin-like phospholipase family protein produces MRKLLILLFVFQLLLIQSQVKKNLVIPKNPKIGLSLAGGGAKGFSHVGVLKVLDSLGVKVDYIAGTSMGAIVGGLYASGYSGKEIEKIVMDTDFYSLIMDPKSRQEASFFNKSVDKYLLSIPLKNGKISLPSSISTGQRNVYLLKELFKNVASIDDFSKMPIPFLCVATNLESGNMQIFEKGDLVQSIMASSAFPSLMDPVKIGDSIYIDGAMTVNYPSKPLKDKGIDIVIGVDLNQDLSKREDLNNIISILNQVIDFGIKRDTRKQYRYTDINIKPNLKGMSATSYDDKKKILDSGYAEGLKYSKILDELPKRPFDRLRQRVNPIYSNVYKIDSIFIEGSKIYGKNYVLGKMGLRLPSLQTYGNVNKMVDKLVATNNYKFINYDIVQENDANYLKLYVTEDDARHFLKFGLHYDEVFKTGLLLNYSAKRLLFKNSNLSADIIVGDKLRYYLNYFIDNGYIPGFGIYSSGMSFDLKNVDNNVTDKWTWIRNEAYIQSIWKDKYAIGGGISHDYFKAENNGDNRRYGRFLNPYIFLKSDTQDDKEFPTKGVYFSAEGKVIDLLKSEVDKRIVQIKADLRINIPLWKQFTYRLNLFGGITIGENLPQFYQYRLGGIFEQNIINFRSFGGFYFAQLHTNNVIIASNDLQFRFNKNYFISGNFSFANLSNDIKFEDAVKVNFSSLGITAGYKSPFGQIKVNFSHSLKNNQKGIFSVILGHWF; encoded by the coding sequence ATGAGAAAACTCCTGATTCTACTTTTCGTATTCCAGCTGCTTTTGATCCAATCCCAGGTAAAAAAGAATTTAGTGATTCCGAAAAACCCCAAAATAGGACTATCGCTTGCCGGTGGTGGTGCTAAAGGTTTTTCGCATGTAGGAGTACTCAAAGTCTTAGATTCATTAGGAGTAAAAGTGGATTACATCGCCGGAACAAGTATGGGAGCTATCGTCGGCGGGCTTTATGCCTCAGGATATTCGGGAAAAGAAATTGAAAAAATCGTCATGGATACCGATTTCTATTCATTGATTATGGATCCGAAATCCAGACAGGAAGCCAGCTTTTTCAATAAATCCGTAGACAAATATCTTCTATCCATTCCATTAAAGAATGGAAAAATATCACTTCCCTCTTCTATCAGTACCGGACAGAGAAACGTCTATCTCTTAAAAGAACTTTTCAAAAATGTAGCCAGTATTGACGATTTTTCAAAAATGCCTATCCCCTTTCTATGCGTTGCTACCAACCTTGAAAGTGGAAATATGCAGATCTTTGAAAAAGGTGATCTTGTACAGTCTATCATGGCGAGTTCTGCATTTCCATCGTTGATGGATCCCGTTAAAATTGGTGACAGCATTTATATCGACGGAGCAATGACGGTAAATTATCCTTCAAAGCCATTAAAGGATAAAGGAATTGATATCGTTATCGGTGTTGATCTTAATCAGGATCTTTCAAAAAGAGAAGATTTAAACAATATTATATCAATCCTTAATCAGGTCATTGATTTCGGAATAAAAAGAGACACCAGAAAGCAGTACAGATATACGGATATCAATATCAAACCGAATTTAAAAGGAATGTCTGCGACAAGCTATGATGATAAGAAAAAAATCCTCGACAGCGGGTATGCAGAAGGTTTAAAATATTCCAAAATACTGGATGAGCTGCCGAAACGTCCTTTCGACCGCCTGAGACAACGTGTAAACCCGATTTATTCCAATGTTTATAAAATAGACAGTATTTTCATAGAAGGAAGCAAAATATACGGTAAAAACTATGTTTTAGGGAAAATGGGGCTACGTCTTCCTTCTCTTCAGACCTACGGCAATGTCAATAAAATGGTAGATAAGCTGGTTGCTACCAACAACTATAAGTTCATTAACTATGATATCGTTCAGGAGAATGATGCCAATTACTTAAAGCTTTATGTCACCGAAGATGATGCACGCCATTTTTTAAAATTCGGATTACATTACGATGAAGTTTTCAAAACAGGCCTCCTTTTGAATTATTCAGCAAAAAGACTTTTATTCAAAAACTCTAATCTTTCCGCAGATATAATCGTAGGAGATAAACTCAGATATTATCTCAACTATTTTATTGATAACGGATATATTCCCGGATTTGGTATTTATTCATCCGGAATGAGCTTTGATCTAAAAAATGTAGACAATAATGTTACCGATAAGTGGACCTGGATAAGAAATGAAGCTTATATACAGTCTATTTGGAAGGATAAGTATGCCATAGGAGGTGGAATAAGCCATGATTACTTTAAAGCCGAAAATAACGGCGATAACAGGCGTTATGGGCGTTTTCTGAATCCTTACATATTCTTGAAGAGCGACACGCAGGATGATAAAGAATTCCCTACAAAAGGAGTCTATTTTTCCGCTGAAGGAAAAGTTATAGATCTTTTGAAATCGGAAGTAGATAAAAGGATCGTTCAGATAAAAGCAGACCTTAGAATAAACATTCCATTGTGGAAGCAATTTACTTACCGGCTTAATTTATTTGGCGGAATAACAATCGGAGAAAACCTTCCCCAATTTTACCAGTACAGGCTTGGAGGAATATTTGAACAGAATATTATTAATTTCAGAAGTTTTGGTGGTTTTTATTTTGCCCAGCTTCATACTAATAATGTGATAATCGCCTCAAATGATCTCCAATTCAGGTTTAATAAAAACTATTTTATCAGCGGAAACTTTAGCTTTGCCAATCTTTCCAACGACATAAAATTCGAAGATGCAGTTAAAGTAAATTTTAGCTCACTAGGAATTACAGCAGGTTACAAATCCCCTTTCGGGCAGATTAAAGTTAACTTTAGCCACTCACTTAAAAACAACCAAAAAGGTATATTCAGTGTTATATTAGGACACTGGTTTTAA
- a CDS encoding bifunctional UDP-N-acetylmuramoyl-tripeptide:D-alanyl-D-alanine ligase/alanine racemase has product MNYTVQQIAEITHSRIIGDKDAVVKNIAYDSRIIYSIKNTAFIAINTHKNSGEKFIEAAIDRGIEVIISEHQYPQFENVTWIIVENSIDFLQKLAKYHFENSHLPSIGITGSNGKTILKEWLYQCLWNEFPTVKSPKSFNSQIGLPLSLLQINTSHQLGIFEVGISHPHEMEKLENLFHPEIGLLTHIGNAHAANFSSEEELIDEKIKLFKDSKVIIYNGDHPVVDQKIKNVYADRKLISYGLQKDNNVFIKNNISKDENIIVEYFGEEISFPAHQRDEATLTNAMALITVLKVLNIENKKIVEKINLLKAVEMRLESIEGIKGNIIINDSFNLDLDSLKTALQFLNEYKKPKRSLVLTDILGVNANSKELYEEVSELVNEQRFDSVFLIGDEISKFSELFKAETYTFIDTKELIESKRLTELENQIILLKGARKFEIEKLKDILELRKHDTVLEVNLNAILHNINYHKSLLKPGTKMMAMVKANAYGLGSYEVSEFLQHHHIDYLGVAYADEGVELRKKGITTPIIVMNPEQHSYQTIIEYNLEPEIYSFRVLELFYEAVQRSGYDKKYPIHIKLETGMHRLGFKDFELDQLSETLSDKNLKVQSLFSHLSSSDMPEERDFTLQQFEVFEKNSSHLIEKLGYAPIRHILNSSGITSYTDHQYDMVRIGIGMLGESPNSEIQKQLQSVVSFKTVISQISMVESGESVGYSRKYKADHRTKIATVPVGYADGIPRLIGNQVGSFGVNKTLAPIVGNICMDMMMLNVENIPNVKEGDTVTVFNARPSLKEFADYCKTITYEVLTSISPRVKRIYIKD; this is encoded by the coding sequence ATGAACTATACAGTACAACAAATTGCAGAGATTACCCATAGCAGAATTATCGGGGATAAAGATGCAGTAGTCAAAAATATTGCTTACGACAGCAGGATTATTTATTCAATAAAAAATACCGCTTTTATTGCCATCAATACGCATAAAAATTCCGGAGAAAAATTTATTGAGGCTGCAATTGACAGGGGAATAGAGGTCATCATTTCAGAACACCAGTATCCCCAGTTTGAAAATGTAACCTGGATCATTGTTGAAAATTCGATAGACTTCCTTCAGAAATTAGCAAAGTATCATTTCGAAAATTCTCATTTACCATCTATCGGTATTACGGGAAGCAACGGAAAGACTATTTTAAAAGAATGGTTGTATCAATGTTTATGGAACGAATTTCCCACGGTAAAAAGCCCAAAAAGCTTTAATTCCCAGATTGGCTTGCCTCTCTCCCTTCTTCAGATTAACACTTCCCACCAACTCGGAATTTTTGAAGTAGGAATTTCTCATCCGCATGAAATGGAAAAACTTGAAAATCTTTTCCATCCTGAAATCGGATTGTTGACCCATATAGGAAACGCCCATGCTGCCAACTTTTCTTCCGAAGAAGAATTGATTGATGAAAAAATAAAACTTTTCAAAGATTCAAAAGTCATCATCTATAACGGAGACCATCCGGTAGTAGATCAAAAAATAAAAAATGTATACGCAGACAGAAAATTAATTTCTTACGGGTTACAAAAAGACAATAACGTCTTTATCAAAAACAATATTTCTAAAGATGAAAACATCATCGTTGAATATTTTGGTGAAGAAATCAGTTTTCCGGCTCACCAAAGAGACGAAGCGACATTAACCAATGCTATGGCGCTTATCACGGTCCTTAAGGTATTGAATATCGAAAATAAAAAGATCGTTGAAAAAATCAACCTTTTAAAGGCCGTTGAAATGAGGCTTGAATCCATCGAAGGAATTAAAGGCAATATTATCATCAACGATTCTTTTAATCTCGATCTTGACTCTTTGAAGACTGCCCTGCAGTTTTTAAATGAATACAAAAAACCTAAAAGATCATTGGTGCTGACAGATATCTTAGGAGTGAATGCCAATTCTAAGGAATTGTATGAAGAAGTTTCCGAACTGGTCAATGAGCAGCGTTTTGATTCTGTATTCCTGATCGGTGACGAAATATCAAAATTCAGTGAATTATTTAAAGCTGAAACCTATACTTTTATTGACACTAAAGAACTCATAGAAAGTAAACGTTTAACCGAACTGGAAAACCAGATTATCCTGCTAAAAGGAGCCCGTAAATTTGAAATTGAAAAGCTCAAAGATATTCTTGAGCTCAGAAAACACGATACGGTACTGGAAGTAAATCTCAATGCAATCCTTCATAATATAAATTATCACAAATCATTATTAAAACCGGGAACCAAAATGATGGCAATGGTGAAAGCCAATGCTTACGGTCTGGGAAGTTATGAGGTTTCAGAATTTCTTCAACATCATCATATCGATTACCTTGGTGTGGCGTATGCTGACGAAGGTGTAGAACTTCGTAAAAAAGGGATCACTACTCCTATTATTGTCATGAATCCTGAGCAACATAGCTATCAAACGATTATTGAATACAATCTGGAACCGGAGATTTACAGTTTCAGAGTCCTGGAATTGTTCTACGAAGCAGTGCAGAGATCGGGATATGATAAGAAATATCCGATCCACATTAAACTTGAAACGGGAATGCACCGCCTTGGTTTCAAAGATTTTGAACTGGATCAGCTCAGCGAAACTTTAAGTGATAAAAACCTGAAAGTACAGAGTCTGTTCAGTCATTTATCTTCTTCCGACATGCCTGAAGAAAGAGATTTTACGTTACAACAGTTTGAAGTATTTGAAAAAAATTCAAGCCATCTTATTGAGAAACTTGGTTACGCTCCTATCCGGCATATTTTGAATTCTTCAGGAATTACAAGCTATACCGATCACCAGTATGACATGGTAAGAATAGGTATAGGAATGCTTGGAGAATCTCCGAATTCTGAAATTCAGAAACAATTACAGTCTGTGGTAAGTTTTAAAACCGTAATTTCACAGATATCAATGGTTGAGAGCGGAGAATCTGTAGGATACAGCAGAAAATATAAAGCAGATCATCGTACGAAAATCGCTACCGTCCCTGTAGGTTATGCAGATGGTATTCCAAGATTAATAGGAAACCAGGTGGGAAGCTTCGGAGTCAATAAAACATTGGCTCCCATTGTTGGCAATATCTGCATGGATATGATGATGCTTAATGTAGAGAATATTCCTAATGTAAAAGAAGGTGATACGGTGACGGTTTTCAATGCCCGGCCAAGTTTAAAAGAATTCGCAGACTACTGCAAAACGATAACCTATGAAGTGCTAACCTCCATTTCACCCCGGGTGAAACGGATTTATATAAAAGATTAA
- a CDS encoding thymidine kinase: MFLENTINHSKQSGWMEVICGSMFSGKTEELIRRLRRAEMAGQNVEIFKPKLDIRYSEEDVVSHNQNKIRSTAVENPNEILLLASNCDVVAIDEAQFFDESIVDVANQLANSGIRVVIAGLDMDFLGRPFGPMPNLMATAEYVTKVHAICKRTGNLANYSMRTSQGDNLVELGETESYEAVSRRVFIDEVLSKRR, translated from the coding sequence ATGTTTTTAGAAAATACAATTAATCATTCCAAACAGAGCGGTTGGATGGAAGTGATCTGTGGCTCTATGTTTTCGGGTAAAACCGAAGAGTTGATCAGAAGGTTGCGGAGGGCAGAAATGGCGGGACAGAATGTAGAGATTTTTAAACCGAAACTGGATATCCGGTATTCTGAAGAGGATGTGGTATCTCATAACCAGAACAAAATACGCAGTACGGCAGTGGAAAATCCTAACGAAATTCTTCTGTTGGCTTCCAATTGTGATGTAGTTGCTATTGATGAGGCACAGTTTTTTGACGAAAGCATCGTTGATGTTGCCAACCAACTTGCCAATAGCGGGATAAGAGTGGTAATAGCCGGATTGGATATGGATTTTCTAGGCCGTCCTTTCGGGCCAATGCCCAATTTAATGGCCACTGCAGAGTATGTTACAAAAGTGCATGCTATTTGTAAGAGAACAGGGAATCTTGCCAATTATTCTATGAGAACTTCGCAGGGAGATAACCTTGTAGAACTTGGGGAAACCGAAAGTTATGAGGCAGTAAGCCGCCGTGTTTTTATTGATGAAGTACTTTCAAAAAGAAGATAA
- the rsmI gene encoding 16S rRNA (cytidine(1402)-2'-O)-methyltransferase yields the protein MSGILYFVPTPVGNLEDMTFRAVNVLKEVDYILCEDTRTSGILLKHFEISKPLKSYHLHNEHQATERVITDLKNGQNIAIITDAGTPGISDPGYLLAKAGADNHIEMICLPGATALIPALVVSGLPNNEFLFAGFLPQKKGRQTKLKQLAEEKKTIVLYESPHKINTTLEQIKEFFGEETKASLSREISKKFEETKRGTINELIEFSKSKTLKGEIVLIVNNSI from the coding sequence TTGAGCGGAATCCTATATTTTGTTCCCACACCTGTCGGGAACCTTGAAGATATGACCTTCAGGGCGGTAAATGTCCTTAAGGAAGTTGATTATATTTTATGTGAAGACACGAGAACTTCGGGAATACTGTTAAAGCATTTCGAGATTTCCAAGCCTTTAAAATCCTATCATTTACACAATGAGCATCAGGCCACTGAAAGAGTGATTACTGACCTTAAAAACGGGCAGAATATCGCCATTATTACGGATGCAGGTACACCTGGGATCTCAGATCCTGGTTATCTTTTGGCCAAAGCAGGTGCCGATAACCATATTGAAATGATATGCCTTCCGGGAGCAACTGCTTTGATCCCTGCACTAGTTGTTTCAGGATTACCGAATAATGAATTTTTATTCGCAGGATTTTTGCCCCAGAAAAAAGGCAGACAAACCAAACTGAAGCAGCTTGCCGAGGAAAAGAAAACAATCGTCCTTTACGAAAGCCCTCATAAAATCAATACGACCTTAGAGCAGATTAAAGAATTTTTCGGTGAAGAGACCAAAGCGAGTTTAAGCCGTGAAATTTCCAAAAAATTTGAGGAGACTAAACGAGGAACAATCAATGAATTGATTGAATTTTCCAAAAGCAAAACTTTAAAAGGAGAGATCGTTCTTATTGTCAACAATTCTATTTGA
- a CDS encoding WG repeat-containing protein, with the protein MKKIILVLCSAVCTAQTNQYMKVILSKKTGKEITSYAEGYGTLYDAATKKQGIVDSSGVVTFESPHKGNILHVFKNRFILYSEDSGAKRKSAVIDEKGNEIIPLSDQDFNTPWWHKDRIISSRQGKDAVYDFSGKEIVPYSDRIRFSGKTGFFVLKDKKWYLYDLNGSPVSDRGFKSDYNFENGRALIVNEDNQSEIIDRNGKTLHTFSRQISDISAYPYVVTRNKASGKYGLIDAEGNTIADEVFTEINPEYFGKKEFIYLRKGNKTTVFTKKDQKLYPVNFKYLNPLFGNLFSVYSDKTEKAGIIDLNGNILVPQEYDFIKSFIVSGKDIIYLKKGTEEKVLDKDLNNILGEDVQVLGFYPQNLIIRKGEHYYTFSVADHSITELKGIDLIKGQSTDYFNPLNQFSKPIVCKNTDNLYGILDGKGSEIVPFQYEDIVAFENTENEVIVKKEGKYGVINFQNELLRETIYDTYFWQKEVLILEKDRRSDLIYFTKFRNKIR; encoded by the coding sequence TTGAAAAAAATAATTCTGGTTTTGTGCTCTGCAGTTTGTACAGCACAAACGAATCAGTATATGAAGGTGATCTTATCCAAAAAAACCGGAAAAGAGATTACCTCCTATGCAGAGGGATACGGAACCCTATATGATGCTGCTACTAAAAAGCAGGGTATTGTAGATTCATCCGGTGTTGTTACTTTTGAATCCCCGCATAAAGGAAATATTTTACATGTTTTCAAAAACAGATTTATTCTGTATTCTGAGGATTCAGGGGCAAAAAGAAAATCTGCTGTTATAGATGAAAAAGGGAATGAAATTATTCCTCTCAGCGATCAGGATTTTAACACTCCCTGGTGGCACAAAGATCGCATTATTTCTTCAAGACAGGGAAAAGATGCGGTGTATGATTTCAGTGGAAAGGAGATCGTCCCATATTCAGACCGGATTCGCTTTTCAGGAAAGACCGGATTTTTTGTTTTAAAAGATAAAAAATGGTATTTGTATGATCTTAACGGAAGTCCGGTCAGTGACAGAGGCTTTAAAAGCGATTACAACTTTGAAAACGGGAGAGCCCTCATTGTCAATGAGGATAACCAGAGCGAGATTATTGATAGGAACGGAAAAACATTGCATACCTTTTCACGACAGATTTCAGATATCAGTGCCTATCCTTACGTAGTTACCAGAAATAAAGCTTCAGGAAAGTATGGTTTGATAGATGCAGAAGGAAATACCATTGCTGATGAAGTTTTCACGGAGATTAATCCGGAATATTTTGGAAAGAAAGAATTCATTTACCTCAGAAAAGGTAATAAAACGACTGTTTTTACTAAAAAAGATCAGAAACTTTATCCGGTTAATTTTAAATATCTTAATCCTTTATTTGGAAATCTTTTCAGCGTTTACAGCGATAAAACTGAAAAAGCAGGTATTATTGATTTGAATGGAAATATCCTGGTGCCGCAGGAATATGATTTTATTAAAAGCTTTATAGTCTCCGGAAAGGATATTATTTACCTTAAAAAAGGGACTGAGGAAAAAGTATTGGATAAAGATCTTAACAATATACTGGGTGAGGATGTTCAGGTTTTGGGATTCTATCCTCAGAATTTGATTATCAGAAAAGGAGAACATTATTATACATTCTCAGTAGCCGACCATTCGATCACAGAGCTGAAGGGCATTGATCTGATCAAAGGACAGAGTACCGATTACTTTAACCCTCTTAATCAGTTTTCCAAACCCATTGTATGTAAAAATACGGACAATCTCTACGGAATTCTGGACGGAAAGGGATCAGAAATTGTCCCCTTCCAATACGAGGATATCGTCGCATTCGAAAATACTGAAAACGAAGTTATTGTAAAAAAGGAAGGAAAATACGGAGTGATTAACTTTCAGAATGAGCTGTTGAGGGAAACCATTTATGATACTTATTTTTGGCAGAAAGAAGTCCTTATATTAGAAAAAGACAGGAGATCTGACCTTATTTATTTCACAAAATTTAGAAATAAAATACGGTAA
- the fabG gene encoding 3-oxoacyl-[acyl-carrier-protein] reductase, whose amino-acid sequence MKLLEGKVALITGATRGIGKGIAEMFAQQGAKVAFTYAGSVDKAKELEAALSSVTQIKGYQSDASDYDAAQQLVDEVMTEFGKIDILVNNAGITKDNLLLRMSKEDWDKVIKVNLDSVFNLTKAVIKPMMKARSGSIINMTSVVGVKGNAGQANYAASKAGVIGFTKSVALELGSRNIRCNAIAPGFIETEMTAVLDEKTVQGWREGVPMKRGGQPEDIANACLFLGSEMSSYITGQTLNVDGGMLT is encoded by the coding sequence ATGAAATTATTAGAAGGAAAAGTAGCACTAATTACCGGCGCTACAAGAGGAATTGGGAAAGGTATCGCAGAAATGTTTGCTCAGCAGGGAGCAAAGGTGGCATTTACCTACGCAGGCTCTGTAGACAAAGCAAAAGAATTAGAAGCAGCTTTAAGTTCTGTAACCCAAATTAAAGGATATCAGTCTGACGCATCAGATTATGATGCTGCTCAGCAGCTTGTGGATGAAGTAATGACGGAATTCGGAAAGATTGATATTTTGGTAAACAATGCAGGGATTACAAAAGATAACCTGTTATTGAGAATGTCCAAAGAAGATTGGGATAAAGTGATCAAAGTAAACTTAGATTCTGTTTTCAACCTTACTAAAGCGGTAATTAAGCCAATGATGAAGGCAAGATCAGGATCTATCATCAATATGACTTCAGTAGTTGGAGTAAAAGGCAATGCAGGACAGGCCAACTATGCTGCATCTAAAGCGGGGGTGATCGGGTTTACAAAATCTGTTGCTTTGGAGTTAGGATCAAGAAATATAAGATGTAATGCGATTGCTCCGGGATTCATTGAAACAGAAATGACAGCCGTTTTGGACGAAAAGACAGTTCAGGGATGGAGAGAAGGTGTTCCGATGAAAAGAGGAGGACAGCCCGAAGATATCGCCAATGCATGTCTGTTTCTGGGTAGCGAAATGTCATCTTACATTACAGGGCAGACCCTAAATGTAGATGGGGGAATGCTTACTTAA